The following is a genomic window from Paenibacillus thiaminolyticus.
AGGTGACATAATAAAAAAATACGGGCATATGCTGCATCAATCCTTCGTCTATCGGGATGCCATGCAGCAGCGTTCCTAACATGATGCGGAAGACAACGACGAAGGCGCCCACGGCGATGCCGGTCGCAAGCACAGGCACAGAGAACCATAGCAGTCCGAAAAAATAGGCCATAATTCCGAGCGAGAAGCGAAAATCGCCGCCAAACGGGGTGATCTTCATTTCGCCCAGCAATCCCGTCGATAAGAGAATGATGCTCCAAATGAGCAGCCTGTGATCTCGCACGCTGATCGTATCGCCCCTTTCCTCCCGATGCCCTCAACGTCCTCCCTCTTATCGTACAGGAAAAGAGCCCATTTTGTCTCGCAAAATATCCATTTTCAGGAACGTCTGCTTTCCAGCTTTAGTGAAGCGATCGACAGCACGTAATTGACCACGAAGTACAGCAGCGCCGCAAACACGAACGTCGGAATGACGTAGTTGACATTCTGGCCGTTAATGATATTGACATGATTCATCAGCTCCGGCAGCGCAATGACGACCGCCAGCGACGTGTCCTTCAGCAGAGAGATGAATTGGCTCACCATGGGCGGCACCATGCGGCGCAGCGCGATCGGGAGCACGATATGCCTCAGCGTCTGCACCTGCGTCAAGCCGGAAGAACGCCCTGCTTCAATCAGGCCCTTCTCGACGGAATTCAGTCCGCCCCGCACGATCTCGGAGATCATCGCGGACTCGAAAATAACAAGCGCAATGACCGCGGCGGTAAATTTGTCAAGCTTAATGCCGAGCTGGGGCAGGGCGAAATAGGTAAAAAAGATAATCAGCAGCAGCGGCAGGTTGCGAATCATCTCGACGAGGACCGCGAATAATTTGCCCAGCACCGGCACCTTGGCGTACCGGACCGTGCCGACCAGGACGCTGATGACAAAGCTGAGTGCAATCGAGATCAGAGCCACCTCGATCGTAATGAGAAAGCCCTGCAGCAGAAATTGAATATTGACGGGGGACAGCGCTCCGAGAAAGTCCATTAGGCCTCAACTCCTTTGCCGGTCTGATACTTCTGTTCCAGGAAACGAATGCCGAAGCTCAGCGGAATCGTCAAAAGCAAGTAAAACGCCGCGGCAAAAATGTACGTGCTGAACGTGTCGAAGGTGTCGGAATTAATCAGATCGGCTTGGTACATCAAGTCCGAGGCCGACAGCACGGTCAAGATAGAAGAATTTTTTACTAGGTTCAAAAATTGGTTGCCCAACGGCGGAATGACTAATTTGATCGCCTGCGGCAGGATGACATGCCGCAATGCTTGAATATAGGTCAGCCCGGAGGAGCGTGCCGCTTCCATCTGTCCGGCGGGAACCGCCTGGATGCCGGCGCGAATCACCTCCGCGATAAAGGCAGAGGTATATACCGTCAAGGCGGTTAGTCCGGCCGCAAACGGCACCAGAAGGGCGCCCGTCAACAGCGGCAAGCCAACGAGAACAAAAATGGCGATCAGCATCAGCGGGATATTGCGAAGAAACTCGACATATGCGGTGCCGAACCATTGCAGCGGCTTGATGGGGGTAATGCGGAATACGGCAATTACGGCGCCGAGGATAAAGCTCGCGAACAGTGAAATGACGCTGACTGCAACGGTCCCCCCCAATCCGATTAAGTAACGGTCGAGATGCTCGGTAAGGACGTTAAATTGAATCAACATAGTTTCCCCCTTCCAGGATGGGTCAGCTTCGGTCACGGTTTTCTAAAAAGGGGGCGAGCGCCTGCTCCCCCCTCACTGCACTTGGTTTAGTTCGGTTTTTTGCCGATCCATTTCTCAAAGATCCGGTCATATTCGCCACTGTCCTTCAGTTCCTTCAAGGTCTCATTGACCACTTTGACGAACTCTTCATCGCCTTTCCGGATTCCGATGCCATAAGGCTCATCCGTGAAGGTCTCATCCAGGACGCGGAAGTTGGTGTCCTGCTGCGCCATCCCGTACAGCAACGCATTGTCGGTCGTCAGGGCGTGGCCTTGGCCCGCTTTCAAGGCCGTAAACGCCTCGGCATAGTTCTCGAATTCAAGGATCTGCGCATCCGGCGCCGATTCGCGAATATTTTTGGCGGATGTCGATCCTTTGGCGGTCAACACTTTCGACTCCTTGGTCAGATCTTTGATGGAGTTGAGCGGGCTGTCAACGGGAACGAGCAGCGATTGGCCAGCCGTAAAATAAACGTCCGAAAAATCGATTTCCTTTTTCCGATCATCCGTAATCGTCATCGTTGCGATAATGAAGTCAATGTCGCCATTCTTCAGCATCGGAATGCGCGTTTTGGACGTCACTTCCATCAGCTCGATCGCGTTTTCGTCGCCGAGCACCTTTTTCGCGATCTGCTTCGCGATGTCGATATCGAGACCCTGCACTTCCCCGGTGCCCGGATCCTTCAGCCCGAACAGATTCAGATCGTACTTCACCCCGGCAACGATTTTGCCTCTCTTTTTAATCTGGTCGATCGTTCCTTCGCTTCCGGCGGATGTTTGGGAGCATGCGGATAAAGCGCTTACAAGTAATGCGGCGGCTACGGCCGCCCCGATAACTTTAAACCAACGTTTCATTAAGAACACTCCTTTTTTATTCGATTCGATGCCGAGCTGCTATCTGGGTAACTTCGTGATCAAAAGCAGCCTTAGTGGTTTAATATCCGGCTGAGGAATACTCTCGCCCTCTCCTCCCGCGGGCTGGTAAAAAAGTCGGCCGGCTCCGCCTCTTCAATAATCCGTCCTTGATCCATAAACACGATGCGATCCGCCACTTCTCTCGCGAAGCCCATCTCATGGGTGACGACGACCATCGTCATTCCTTCCTTGGCCAGCGTTCTCATGACATCGAGCACTTCTCCGATCGTCTCCGGATCGAGCGCCGAGGTAGGCTCATCGAACAGCATAATTTTCGGCTTCATCGCCAATCCCCGCGCGATCGCGACGCGCTGCTGCTGGCCTCCCGACAGCTGTGACGGGTAAGCCTTCGCTTTATCGGCAATGCCCACCTTCTCCAGGTTCAACATCGCCGCCTGCTCGGCTTCTTGCCTCGACATGCCGGCGACTTGTATCGGAGCGAGCGTTATGTTTTCCAGCACGGTCTTATGAGGGTACAGGTTGAAATGCTGGAACACCATCCCGATATTCCGACGCAATTGATTGATGTCGGTCGACTTATCATTGACCCGGACACCATCCACGATCAGCTCGCCGTCCGTAACCGCTTCCAAGCGGTTGATGCAGCGCACCATCGTGCTCTTCCCGGAGCCGCTCGGTCCGATGACGACGACCACTTCCCCCTGCTTAATCGACAAGTTAATATCCTTCAACACGTGGAATTTGCCGTAATGCTTGTTAATTTGATGGAATTGAATCATTGCTTTCCCCCCTTTGCGCCGGAATGAAATCGGTGATAACAAACAGGTTAATAGGAAAACAACGGAAAACTACCGAATCCGACAAAATTAAAATAATAAAATTTATAGGGAAATGCGCAGCATATCGATCGCGGACCTGCTCTCCCAAGGCCGGGCACAAAAAAATCACCTTCAAGCCAGCGGCTTTCAAGGTGATTTTCTTCAACCTGTTCACAACGCTACAATTCCGGTCCGCCCTGCAGAAGATGATGCTTCATGGCATACTCGACAAGCTGGCTTCGGCGCGTTACATTCAGCTTATTCATCATTCTCGTCTTATGCGTATCGACGGTCTTGATGCTGACCATCAATTCCCGGGCGGTCTCCACCAGGGTATAGCCTCTGGCGAGAAAGCGGAGCACTTCGATCTCCCGCGGGCTCAACAGCCGGTAAGGATCGCCGGCTTCCGAATTATGCGCCGTTTTTTTCAGCATCGACGACAGCAGTATCCGCGTTTCCTGCGGCCGCAGGTAGACATATCCGCTCATCACCGAATCAATGGCTGTGTACAGCTCTTCATCCACCGCCGCCTTCGGAATATAGCCGGATGCTCCCGCCCGCATGATCGATGTGACATAATCTTCATCTTCATGCATGGTGAGGACGATGACTTTCGCCTGCTCATGGCGCTGCTTGATCTCGGCAAGCACCTGGATGCCGTCCAGGCGCGGCATGCTGATGTCGAGCAGCAACAGATGCGGCTGGACTTCCTCATACAGCCGCAGGGCCTCCACGCCATCGGCGGCTTCGCCCACCACCTGGAAGGAAGGCTTTTTGTGCAATAGCAGCTTCAAGCCTGCCCGGAGCAACGCGTGGTCATCCGCGATCATGATCTTGACGGTCTGAATGGTCTGTTCCATCACTGTCCCCTTTGTCCAGCGCTAGCGGGATGGACGCCCGAAGCTCGGTCCCGCCGGCACTCATCGTTGTCACATGGAAGGAACCGCCAAGGAGCTCGGCTCTTTCCTTCATGCCGTATATTCCGATCCGCTGCTGCTCGCGCGCCCGTACGAAATCTTCCGGATCGATGCCGTGACCATTGTCCTGAATCGTCAACTGAATGCGAGAATCGGAGACGTCCATCCTGATCTCAATCCGGCTCGCCGCCGCATGCTTCACGACATTGGTCAAGCTCTCCTGCAAAATCCGGTACAAGGCGACCGCGATATGACTGCCGATGGCGATATCCGCGTCGGGAACGGACAGGAGCACCGCAATCTTGTGCTTCTCTTCGAATTTTTGCGCATATTTCTTGATGGCCGGAATCAAACCCAGCTCGTCCAAAATCGGCG
Proteins encoded in this region:
- a CDS encoding amino acid ABC transporter permease yields the protein MDFLGALSPVNIQFLLQGFLITIEVALISIALSFVISVLVGTVRYAKVPVLGKLFAVLVEMIRNLPLLLIIFFTYFALPQLGIKLDKFTAAVIALVIFESAMISEIVRGGLNSVEKGLIEAGRSSGLTQVQTLRHIVLPIALRRMVPPMVSQFISLLKDTSLAVVIALPELMNHVNIINGQNVNYVIPTFVFAALLYFVVNYVLSIASLKLESRRS
- a CDS encoding amino acid ABC transporter permease, which gives rise to MLIQFNVLTEHLDRYLIGLGGTVAVSVISLFASFILGAVIAVFRITPIKPLQWFGTAYVEFLRNIPLMLIAIFVLVGLPLLTGALLVPFAAGLTALTVYTSAFIAEVIRAGIQAVPAGQMEAARSSGLTYIQALRHVILPQAIKLVIPPLGNQFLNLVKNSSILTVLSASDLMYQADLINSDTFDTFSTYIFAAAFYLLLTIPLSFGIRFLEQKYQTGKGVEA
- a CDS encoding transporter substrate-binding domain-containing protein, whose amino-acid sequence is MKRWFKVIGAAVAAALLVSALSACSQTSAGSEGTIDQIKKRGKIVAGVKYDLNLFGLKDPGTGEVQGLDIDIAKQIAKKVLGDENAIELMEVTSKTRIPMLKNGDIDFIIATMTITDDRKKEIDFSDVYFTAGQSLLVPVDSPLNSIKDLTKESKVLTAKGSTSAKNIRESAPDAQILEFENYAEAFTALKAGQGHALTTDNALLYGMAQQDTNFRVLDETFTDEPYGIGIRKGDEEFVKVVNETLKELKDSGEYDRIFEKWIGKKPN
- a CDS encoding amino acid ABC transporter ATP-binding protein — protein: MIQFHQINKHYGKFHVLKDINLSIKQGEVVVVIGPSGSGKSTMVRCINRLEAVTDGELIVDGVRVNDKSTDINQLRRNIGMVFQHFNLYPHKTVLENITLAPIQVAGMSRQEAEQAAMLNLEKVGIADKAKAYPSQLSGGQQQRVAIARGLAMKPKIMLFDEPTSALDPETIGEVLDVMRTLAKEGMTMVVVTHEMGFAREVADRIVFMDQGRIIEEAEPADFFTSPREERARVFLSRILNH
- a CDS encoding response regulator transcription factor — protein: MEQTIQTVKIMIADDHALLRAGLKLLLHKKPSFQVVGEAADGVEALRLYEEVQPHLLLLDISMPRLDGIQVLAEIKQRHEQAKVIVLTMHEDEDYVTSIMRAGASGYIPKAAVDEELYTAIDSVMSGYVYLRPQETRILLSSMLKKTAHNSEAGDPYRLLSPREIEVLRFLARGYTLVETARELMVSIKTVDTHKTRMMNKLNVTRRSQLVEYAMKHHLLQGGPEL